GCTACGGCGTGCAGGGACCTGCCCAAGCGATGAACATGCGCGACAATGGCATCAAGGTCATCGTTGGTCAGCGCAAGGGCACGAAGAATTGGGATAAGGCCATCGCGGATGGCTGGGTGCCCGGCGAGACTCTCTTTGAAGTGGAGGAAGCCGCTGAGAAAGGCACGGTCATTCAGTATCTGCTTTCGGATGCCGGTCAGCGCTCGCAATGGCCCAAGATCGTGGAACACCTCAATGAAGGCGATATGCTTTACTTCTCTCACGGATTTTCTGTCACATTCAAGGATGACACTGGAGTAGTCCCGCCTCCGCACGTGGACGTGGCCTTGGTTGCCCCCAAAGGATCTGGTCGTAGTGTGCGGGCAAACTTCCTCGAAGGCTCAGGAATCAATGCCAGTTTTGCGGTCCATCAGGATGCAACGGGCAAAGCCAATGACCGCACCATTGCCTTGGGCATCGCCATCGGCGCGGGCTATCTCTTCCCAACCACCTTTGAACGAGAAGTACTTTCTGATCTTACGGGTGAGCGCGGCATTCTCATGGGCGCTCTCGCCGGTGTGATGGAAGCGCAGTACAACGAACTCCGCAAGCACGGACATTCTCCGTCTGAGGCGTTCAACGAAACGGTCGAAGAACTCACCCAGTCGCTTATCCGCCTGGTGGGTGAGAACGGCATGGACTGGATGTATGCGAACTGCTCCACCACGGCTCAACGCGGCGCTCTCGATTGGAAGGATAAATTCCGAGATGCAACTGCCCCTGTTTTCAAGGACTTGTATGAAAGTGTTGCAAGCGGCAACGAAGCCCGCATCACCCTCGAAGCCAACAGCCAGCCCGATTACCGCGCCAGGTTGGAAGTGGAACTCGCCGCCATCCGCGACTCGGAAATGTGGCGCGCGGGTGCGGCTGTCCGTTCGTTGCGCCCTGAGAATTGGAAGAAATAGATTGGTAGGTTGGTAAATTCGTAAATTGGTGAATTGGTTTTCCAATCTACCAATTCCCAATGTACCGATTTACAGGAGTTCTTATGACCAACTATGTAAAAATTTTTGACACCACATTACGCGATGGCGAACAATCTCCCGGTGCGACGATGACCTCTGCCGAGAAATTGGAAGTGGCACACAACCTCGCCCGTCTCGGCGTGGACATCATCGAAGCCGGATTCCCCGCCGCCTCGCCGGACGATCTGGAAGCCGTCAGACGAATCGCGCTTGAAGTGGGCAATCCACCCGCAGGGAGTCCCGAAGCGAAGGTTCCTGTCATTGCAGGGCTGGCGCGCGCAAACAAACCCGATATCGACAAAGCCTGGGAGGCGGTACAAGGCGCAAAGAAACCGCGCATCCATACGTTTCTTGCCACGTCACCGATCCATATGAAGCACAAGCTGAAGATGGACCCGGAGGAGGTCATTCAACGTGTGTCTGAGATGGTCGCTTACGCAAAATCCTTCTGCGATGATGTCGAGTTCTCACCCGAAGACGCGGGGCGTTCTGAACCGGAGTTCCTGTACGTTGTCCTTGGCGAAGCCGTCAAAGCCGGCGCGACAACGTTGAACATTCCCGATACGGTCGGTTACACAACGCCCGATGAGTTCAATAAGCTTATCGATGGAATCATCAAAAACACGCCGGGGATACATGACGGGATCACAGTATCCGTGCATTGCCATGACGACCTTGGCATGGCGACCGCAAATACGCTGGCGGGGATCCGC
This portion of the Anaerolineales bacterium genome encodes:
- the ilvC gene encoding ketol-acid reductoisomerase, yielding MAKINFGGVEEEVVTRDEFPLEKAREVLKDEVVAVVGYGVQGPAQAMNMRDNGIKVIVGQRKGTKNWDKAIADGWVPGETLFEVEEAAEKGTVIQYLLSDAGQRSQWPKIVEHLNEGDMLYFSHGFSVTFKDDTGVVPPPHVDVALVAPKGSGRSVRANFLEGSGINASFAVHQDATGKANDRTIALGIAIGAGYLFPTTFEREVLSDLTGERGILMGALAGVMEAQYNELRKHGHSPSEAFNETVEELTQSLIRLVGENGMDWMYANCSTTAQRGALDWKDKFRDATAPVFKDLYESVASGNEARITLEANSQPDYRARLEVELAAIRDSEMWRAGAAVRSLRPENWKK